In Bactrocera oleae isolate idBacOlea1 chromosome 3, idBacOlea1, whole genome shotgun sequence, a genomic segment contains:
- the LOC106627495 gene encoding chitinase-like protein Idgf1, with translation MRFLNVLALIVAVLIPPSALAADKNLVCFYDSASYLRQGFAKLLPTDLELGLNFCSHLIYGYAGLKPQTHEVYSLNVDLDMFHYHEILLLKAKYPKMKVFLSVGGDRDVDEANPLKYLGLLESGKEGQQNFIDSSIALLKRNGFDGLDLAIQLPRNKPRKVHGAVGSYWKKFKKLFTGDFVVDPLASEHKEQFTEFSKNLHDALLRSNLSLALTVLPNVNSTWYFDVPKIKNNFEFINLLAFDFLTPTRNPDEADYTAPIYPLTEQNRLPHYNIEYQVDYWLNNQCPGAKINLGIATYGRAWKLTPDSGLSGVPVVVETDGPATAGLQSLIPGLLSWPEICAKMPNNVNANYRGENAPLRKVTDLEQRYGNYALRPADDNGEHGMWVSYDDPDFAAIKASYVRTKGLGGVALYDLSYDDFRGLCTGLKFPILRAIKHFL, from the exons ATGCGTTTCCTCAACGTTTTAGCTTTAATCGTCGCAGTGCTAATACCGCCCAGCGCCTTGGCTGCCGATAAGAACTTGGTATGTTTCTACGATTCAGCGAGTTATCTGCGTCAAG GTTTCGCCAAATTGCTACCTACAGATCTTGAACTCGGCCTAAACTTCTGTTCACACCTTATCTACGGCTATGCTGGCCTTAAGCCGCAAACACACGAGGTCTACAGTCTCAATGTCGATCTTGATATGTTTCATTATCATGAGATTTTGTTGTTGAAGGCGAAATACCCGAAGATGAAGGTGTTTCTAAGCGTTGGCGGCGATCGTGATGTGGATGAAGCGAATCCGCTCAAGTATCTAGGTCTCTTGGAGAGTGGCAAAGAAGGGCAACAGAATTTCATTGATAGCTCTATTGCGTTGCTGAAACGTAATGGTTTTGATGGCTTAGATTTGGCCATACAATTGCCACGCAACAAACCGCGCAAGGTGCATGGTGCTGTGGGTTCTTACTGGAAGAAATTTAAGAAACTCTTCACTGGCGACTTCGTGGTGGATCCTCTGGCTAGTGAGCATAAGGAACAGTTTacggaattttcaaaaaatttacatgatgCCTTGCTGCGTTCGAATCTTTCGCTGGCATTGACCGTTTTGCCAAATGTCAATTCGACCT GGTATTTCGATgtgccaaaaattaaaaacaatttcgagTTCATCAATCTACTAGCCTTCGATTTCCTCACACCGACTCGCAATCCTGACGAAGCCGATTATACCGCACCAATCTACCCGCTTACGGAACAAAATCGTCTACCACACTACAATATCGAATACCAAGTAGACTACTGGTTGAATAATCAATGTCCCGGAGCTAAGATTAATCTCGGCATTGCGACATATGGACGTGCATGGAAATTGACACCCGATTCGGGCTTGTCAGGTGTTCCTGTTGTGGTAGAAACCGATGGACCCGCAACAGCTGGCCTACAATCACTAATACCCGGCCTGCTGAGCTGGCCTGAGATTTGCGCCAAAATGCCGAATAACGTGAATGCCAACTATCGTGGTGAGAATGCGCCGTTACGCAAAGTAACCGATTTGGAGCAGCGCTATGGCAATTATGCCTTGCGGCCGGCGGACGATAATGGTGAGCACGGCATGTGGGTGAGTTACGATGATCCGGACTTCGCAGCGATTAAGGCGAGCTATGTGCGCACGAAGGGACTGGGCGGTGTGGCGCTTTACGATTTGAGCTATGACGACTTTCGCGGCTTGTGCACGGGTCTAAAGTTTCCCATTCTGCGTGCGATTAAGCATTTCTTATAA